The genomic stretch AAATCACCTTCTCATGAATAGTACAAATCGCATATGGAGCCCTTGGTTATCCAAGAGTCCACGCTGGGTTTGTTCATGGGCCATAGTCTAGAATCAGCCCGGCGTTACCCAAAACACGCTCTACTAACATTATGCGATCGGAATATTTAGATGTAATCTATATAGATCCATTAGATTTTTTGTGAGCTAGGCACAAATCCTAGAATCTTGCAAAGCTTAGAACCAAGCCTGCGAAAATCAGCGCGTACCATTTGAAGTTGCGCCTGTCTGTAAAGACATTCTTTGGACTCATCTGCTCATCAATCCTAATAGAGGCACGAATCTTTTTCATCTCAAAGCCCTGCCCAATTAGGCCTACGGCAACCAGTCCCATGGCTAGAATGGATGACGCTATTTCCATGGTACCATTTCGCAATCCCAGTATTTAGGCGTGCGTGGGTTTATCAGATAATTTTTTAATTAGTGGTACTTTTCCGACATTCTATGAAAGAAGTAGGAAAAATCTGGATGAACGGTAAGATGGTACCGTTCAAAGATGCCAAAGTCCACGTACTTACTCATGCTTTACATTACTCAACGGCAGTCTTTGAGGGAATTCGCTGCTACAACACCCCAAAAGGCTCTGCAATATTTCGACTACCAGAACATGTTGATAGGTTCTTCAGGTCTGCAAAACTGTATTCAATGAAAATGGAATATACAAAAGACCAGATAACCGATGCGATAGAAAAGACAGTAAAGGCAAGTACCCTAAAAGAGTGCTATATTCGACCGCTGGCATATTACGGATATGGTACCATGGGACTGACTCCCACTCCGAACAAGGTTGATGTCTCCATTGCATGTTGGGAGTGGAAGATGGGCGAATCAAAAGCAGGAAAGCAAACCGGTGCAAAATGCAAAATTTCCAGCTGGCTGCGAATTGATTCCAGGTCACAGCCAATGCAGGCAAAGGGAGCATCGAACTATGCAAATGCAGCTCTAGCAAGAGTGGAGGCACTCAAAAATGGATACGATGAAGCTATCATGCTGAACTATCACGGAAAAATAGCCGAAGGTAGTGCAGAAAACATTTTTGTTGTAAAGAATGGCCAAATTTACACGCCGCCGCTAACATCAGGCTGCCTTGCAGGAATCACGCGAGACTCTGTAATCCAGATAATAGAATCAAACGGTATGGACATTACAGAGCAAGAGTTAGACCGCGACGATCTGTATTCATCAGACGAGATATTCATGACCGGGACTGCGGCCGAGGTCAAGTCGGTATCCCAAGTAGACGATGTAACCATAGCTGACGGCAAAATGGGCAACGTCACCAAATCCCTACAAAAATCATTCATGGATGTAGCGATGGGTAGGGACGAACGATTCATACACTGGCTAAAATACCTATAACGTTTTTTTAGATATTATACCAATTACAATTATGGATTCGTGTTCAGTCGGTGGAAGCACAGATAGAATTTGCTGGTTTTGTAAAAAGGGCAGGCACTCTGAATGCATGAAAGAAATCGCAATAGATGCTAGATCGGAAGGCCCACATGACTGTACATTTGACACCATTATGGTTCCT from Nitrososphaerota archaeon encodes the following:
- a CDS encoding branched-chain amino acid transaminase: MKEVGKIWMNGKMVPFKDAKVHVLTHALHYSTAVFEGIRCYNTPKGSAIFRLPEHVDRFFRSAKLYSMKMEYTKDQITDAIEKTVKASTLKECYIRPLAYYGYGTMGLTPTPNKVDVSIACWEWKMGESKAGKQTGAKCKISSWLRIDSRSQPMQAKGASNYANAALARVEALKNGYDEAIMLNYHGKIAEGSAENIFVVKNGQIYTPPLTSGCLAGITRDSVIQIIESNGMDITEQELDRDDLYSSDEIFMTGTAAEVKSVSQVDDVTIADGKMGNVTKSLQKSFMDVAMGRDERFIHWLKYL